A segment of the Caviibacter abscessus genome:
TTAATGTAACTTTATCTCCATTATCTTTACCAAGTTTTACCTTCGTTTTGTTTTTATCTGTATATTTTACTACAATTTCATCAAGTTCTTTAATTTTACTATTTAACGCAACTGTTGCAGAATAAAGTTGAGATCCATTTACAGCATCTGTACTTTGTTCATCTATTAATCCCGCTGATACATTTTGCAATCTTCTTTCGCTACCTTGTGATCCGATAGTTACTATACCATTAGTTGTACCTGCAAAGTTTTTTAATTCTAATCCGTCAACACTTTGACTACTATATGTTTGTTCCAGACCTTTTGAAATAGATCCAGTATCTGTATAACTACTGCTATGTCCTAAATAAACTGAGTTTTCCTTAGTAGCTGTTATTTCATTTCCTAATGCTATAGTTTGTTCTCCGGATACTGTTGTAAAATTTCCTATTGCATATGAATTCGACACATTAACTTTAGTATCTGTTCCTATAGCATATGAAAAAAGTGCCATATTTCCTATAGAAGCTCCATCTCCTATTGCATAAGCACTTTCAGAACCTGTACCAACAGTTGCTTTTTGTCCTAAAGCATAAGAATTTTTCGCATTATTCCCAATTGACGCTTGTGTCCCCAAAGCATATGCAGATACAGATTGTTCACCTATACTAACTCCATATCCCATCGCATTTCCTAATACAGATTTTACTTCTGAGTTGTATCCAAATATTCCTATATAGTTTTGAGTTGCTTTAGATTTTGCACCTACAAGAGTTACACCGACAGTGCTCGTAGTTATACTACTGCCATCTCCAAATTGAACATTTCCTTCTCCATCTTTAGTCTTGCCAGTGGTGGGTTGTGCAAAGCACACCATTCCTGTAATAAGAAACATTATCAAAGTTTTTCTATCAAAACTGATTCTGTTTCTATACAGAACTCCTTTTAAATTTTTAATCATGTTTTTTCAATCCCCTTTTAATATAATTGCAAAATTATATCACTTTAGGTCAGTTAAAATCAATGCATTTTTCTCATTTCTTTCAAAAATCTTTTTTATGCAAACCTTTTCATTGGAATATAATAAAAAAACACCTATTAACATAGATGTTTTCAGTGTTCAAGCCAAGTATTTGTTTTTAGTTCTTTGCATCTCATATTAGAAACATATTTATTCCCATAAACAAAAAATCTTAATTTTCTTTTAGTCCAAATTCCTTTATCAGGTATTCCAATTCTTGCAGAACTATCTATTTTTAAAGGCTTTTTACTATTTTCAAAGTCAATAAAAAGCTCATTTTCCTGCATAAACTTCATATTAAGCTCATCTGTTATCCCCATTGCTTTTGTAAGTTTTCCAGGACCATTACTAATTAGAATTCCTTTTTTTCCTCTATTCTTTTCCATTATCTCAATTTCATAAACAGGTTCAATCGCCCTTATTAATACTGCTTGTGGGTTATTCTCCTCACACGAAACAATATTTAACATTTTGTGTGTATGCATAATATAAATATATATAGTTCCACACTTTTTATACATAGCCTCATTTTTTTTATTTCTTTTTGCCATATAACTATGACAAGCTTTATCTTTTATACCTAAATATGCTTCAGTTTCTACAATATATCCACCTATTAATTTACCTTCTGTTTTTATCAAAAGAAGTTTACCAAGTAAATTTTTAGCAAGAGAAATTGTATCCTGACTAAAAAAATTATCCATATCCCACCTTATATTAACTCAAGTATAACAGTATCACCTAGCAATATCCCTTTTTTCGTCAAATAAATTCTATCTTCTTTTTTTTCAATAAGACCTTCTTTTATCAAT
Coding sequences within it:
- a CDS encoding DNA-3-methyladenine glycosylase codes for the protein MDNFFSQDTISLAKNLLGKLLLIKTEGKLIGGYIVETEAYLGIKDKACHSYMAKRNKKNEAMYKKCGTIYIYIMHTHKMLNIVSCEENNPQAVLIRAIEPVYEIEIMEKNRGKKGILISNGPGKLTKAMGITDELNMKFMQENELFIDFENSKKPLKIDSSARIGIPDKGIWTKRKLRFFVYGNKYVSNMRCKELKTNTWLEH